From Cannabis sativa cultivar Pink pepper isolate KNU-18-1 chromosome 8, ASM2916894v1, whole genome shotgun sequence, a single genomic window includes:
- the LOC115699865 gene encoding uncharacterized protein LOC115699865, which translates to MKIISWNSRGLGNPSAFRHLKLLVKEQSPSGLFVMETKLGPNSISHFRSSLCFNNGLEVLRVGLSGGLMLLWKDDVDVTLLNYNMNIFDCYMACGYGLTWHFTDFYGAPAAHNRLHTWTLLERLKDVAPLLPWLVIGDFNEILSNQYKSGGALRNEAQMAKFRHVLDRCHLNEQAFKGDQFTWIKGRHSVDTIKERLDWCFANTLWGDTFQPITTQHLDYYCSDHRAIAVQILPINSTHQQQERKKRTRFRFEKIWLQEEEAINLIQKNWHQVTTENVAAVFVNNLQRCADSLQQWHQQKFSSFKKNM; encoded by the coding sequence ATGAAAATCATAAGTTGGAACTCTCGTGGTTTGGGGAACCCGAGTGCTTTCCGACATCTCAAATTGCTTGTCAAAGAGCAATCCCCAAGTGGGTTGTTTGTTATGGAAACAAAATTAGGTCCTAATTCTATTTCTCACTTTCGTAGTTCTTTATGTTTTAATAATGGACTTGAAGTCCTTCGTGTTGGTCTTAGTGGAGGTCTAATGTTACTTTGGAAAGATGATGTAGATGTAACCCTCTTAAATTATAATATGAATATTTTTGATTGTTACATGGCTTGTGGATATGGTCTTACTTGGCACTTTACTGATTTTTATGGTGCCCCGGCTGCTCATAATCGTCTCCATACTTGGACTTTATTAGAGAGATTAAAAGATGTTGCACCTTTATTGCCTTGGTTAGTAATTGGAGACTTTAATGAAATCCTTTCCAATCAATATAAATCGGGTGGAGCTTTGCGTAATGAGGCTCAAATGGCCAAATTTAGACATGTCCTTGATCGCTGCCATCTTAACGAGCAAGCTTTTAAAGGTGATCAGTTCACATGGATTAAAGGAAGGCACTCAGTTGACACAATAAAAGAACGATTAGATTGGTGTTTTGCAAATACTTTGTGGGGGGATACGTTCCAACCAATTACTACTCAACACCTTGACTATTACTGTTCGGATCATCGTGCAATAGCAGTCCAAATTTTGCCTATAAACTCTACACACCAGCAGCAGGAGCGGAAAAAACGCACCAGGTTTCGCTTTGAAAAGATTTGGTTACAAGAGGAGGAAGCTATAAACTTGATTCAAAAAAATTGGCACCAAGTTACAACCGAGAATGTGGCTGCTGTTTTTGTAAATAATCTTCAACGGTGTGCTGACTCTCTTCAACAATGGCACCAGCAGAAATTTAGCAGCTTTAAAAAGaacatgtaa